In Reichenbachiella agarivorans, one genomic interval encodes:
- a CDS encoding methyl-accepting chemotaxis protein, giving the protein MDELVNWDVILGLVSFGVFLGIIIFRNIFSLNLYTHGYVIILGAFNVLVLWASFRGFLSEALCIPISLGCLLLIIYSQKRQYDKQLTLLQKFGSEESELIEDPEEVLSPSMFQVWKKLELQHTQLREIETCVNEISTGDLNFSLPDSNPSKTSFELLQTKITSFINDLDELIQSGVKKELDQEMILKGRWFELYQSIYLRLNSYMRPIQSLNEIMNAMAQGDLTRRLTFETDGEMSDLSKNLNLALNNMDGLLTQVAINAHSIDESALEMKCSTQEMSVNTTEIASSINQMSHGAQAQVDKIDEASRLIGNILSSAQAMGKSSEGIYNAAKQGVERSEQGLVMVSEVLSGMDRISESTLKANDSIQVLQKRVLQMLTVIKLIKDVASQTNLLALNAAIEAAQAGEAGRGFAVVAEEIRKLADDTKNSLKEIETLVDEVQDDTSSASVAVQQMNESVTMGQSVAQTTSGAFKEIQEASMRTLSFSEGILKATNGQELDVRSVLSLTEEIVVIAEQTAAGSEQVAASAVELSRGMRLNERKVQGLSEIAENFKDGVSMLKLSDENVDNKVIFKMKDAYEKEKGLLDALLENMPDFIYFKDLKSRFTRVSRSMKELYEVKDSEELLGKSDVELLGHMAQEALDEEQKIIYSKEPLLNHVQKSGDRYFLVNKLPLYGADEKVVGIFGISRDITDMKESERLNREQEKMLVENQRAASEAALLSAKEQNQLFVNILNELQDKVEVKDPTGTFYLVNKSVAKDYGVGVEDILGKDDSAFFSEDVAVKYWEEEMKIIKSRIPVYSLEKVSVNGRDKYWFIRKIPLLIPEHRDWGILGIQREVKANEVKSEEYIRELRSNYPGIKLDI; this is encoded by the coding sequence ATGGATGAATTAGTCAACTGGGATGTGATTTTGGGATTGGTCTCATTTGGAGTGTTTCTAGGGATCATAATTTTTCGAAATATTTTTTCCCTCAATTTATACACTCATGGGTATGTTATAATTCTTGGTGCATTTAATGTTTTAGTATTATGGGCTTCATTCAGAGGGTTTCTTAGTGAGGCTCTCTGTATTCCTATTTCTTTAGGCTGTCTGTTGTTGATAATTTATAGTCAAAAAAGGCAGTATGACAAGCAACTAACTTTGCTCCAAAAATTTGGGAGTGAAGAGAGTGAGCTGATTGAAGACCCTGAGGAGGTGTTAAGTCCATCAATGTTTCAGGTATGGAAAAAACTTGAGCTACAACACACACAGTTGCGAGAGATTGAAACCTGTGTTAATGAAATAAGTACAGGAGATCTCAATTTTTCTTTACCAGACTCGAATCCATCAAAAACCTCTTTTGAGTTATTACAAACTAAGATCACCTCTTTCATAAATGATCTTGATGAATTGATACAATCTGGAGTTAAGAAAGAGTTGGATCAAGAGATGATATTGAAAGGACGCTGGTTCGAGCTATATCAATCTATATATCTCCGATTAAATTCCTATATGCGTCCAATTCAATCGTTGAATGAAATCATGAATGCCATGGCACAAGGTGACTTGACTAGGCGTTTAACATTTGAAACGGATGGTGAGATGAGTGATTTGTCAAAAAACCTGAATTTGGCATTGAACAACATGGATGGTTTGTTGACTCAGGTAGCTATAAATGCCCACAGTATTGATGAGTCGGCTTTAGAAATGAAGTGTTCGACCCAAGAAATGTCTGTGAATACAACGGAAATAGCTTCATCCATTAATCAAATGAGTCATGGGGCACAGGCGCAAGTAGATAAAATTGATGAAGCTTCTAGATTGATCGGAAACATCTTGTCTTCGGCTCAAGCAATGGGAAAGAGTTCGGAGGGTATATACAATGCAGCCAAGCAAGGTGTAGAGAGAAGTGAACAAGGTTTGGTGATGGTCAGTGAAGTGCTATCTGGCATGGATAGAATATCAGAGTCTACTCTTAAGGCCAATGACTCAATTCAGGTGCTTCAGAAGAGGGTATTGCAAATGTTGACAGTTATCAAATTGATCAAAGATGTAGCAAGTCAGACCAATTTACTTGCTTTGAATGCTGCAATAGAAGCTGCTCAGGCTGGTGAGGCTGGGCGTGGGTTTGCGGTAGTAGCAGAAGAAATACGAAAGCTGGCCGATGATACCAAAAACTCTTTAAAAGAAATTGAGACTTTGGTAGATGAGGTGCAAGACGACACTTCGTCTGCTTCAGTTGCTGTACAACAAATGAATGAGAGTGTGACCATGGGACAGAGTGTAGCTCAAACTACTTCTGGTGCATTCAAGGAGATTCAGGAAGCTTCTATGAGGACGCTGAGCTTTTCTGAAGGAATATTGAAAGCTACAAATGGGCAGGAATTGGATGTGAGAAGTGTACTATCTCTGACAGAAGAGATAGTAGTTATCGCTGAGCAGACTGCTGCGGGTTCTGAACAAGTAGCAGCTTCAGCAGTAGAGCTGTCTAGAGGGATGAGACTTAATGAGCGTAAAGTTCAAGGTTTATCAGAGATAGCAGAGAATTTCAAGGATGGAGTAAGTATGCTAAAACTGTCTGATGAAAATGTGGATAATAAGGTTATATTCAAAATGAAGGATGCCTATGAGAAGGAAAAAGGCTTATTAGATGCCTTGCTTGAGAATATGCCTGATTTTATTTATTTCAAGGATCTGAAAAGCCGTTTCACGAGGGTGAGTAGATCTATGAAAGAATTGTATGAGGTCAAAGATTCTGAAGAGTTATTAGGTAAATCTGATGTTGAATTGTTGGGTCATATGGCTCAAGAAGCTTTGGACGAAGAACAGAAGATTATTTATTCTAAAGAACCTCTGCTCAATCATGTGCAAAAGAGTGGGGATCGTTATTTTCTGGTTAATAAACTGCCATTGTATGGAGCCGATGAAAAAGTTGTAGGTATTTTCGGAATTTCCAGAGATATAACTGATATGAAGGAAAGTGAGAGATTGAATAGAGAGCAGGAGAAAATGTTGGTTGAAAATCAAAGAGCTGCCTCTGAAGCAGCTCTTCTTTCAGCTAAGGAACAAAACCAGCTTTTTGTGAATATCCTCAATGAGCTACAGGATAAGGTAGAAGTAAAAGATCCAACAGGCACCTTTTATTTAGTGAATAAATCTGTTGCCAAAGATTATGGAGTAGGGGTAGAAGATATTCTTGGGAAGGATGATTCTGCATTTTTCTCAGAGGATGTAGCAGTTAAATATTGGGAGGAAGAGATGAAAATTATCAAAAGTAGAATTCCAGTATATAGTTTGGAAAAAGTAAGTGTAAATGGTAGAGACAAATATTGGTTTATCAGAAAGATACCTCTTCTGATTCCAGAACATAGGGATTGGGGGATATTAGGTATTCAGCGTGAAGTGAAAGCCAATGAGGTTAAGTCAGAAGAATATATAAGAGAGTTAAGGTCTAATTATCCTGGGATAAAATTGGATATATAA
- a CDS encoding Gfo/Idh/MocA family protein: protein MDRRDFVMKTAASAALALVSPSFAFGIGKGTDKIRLGFIGVGARGTGQLALTLRRSDIVVTAICDVDKDRVAGASKMIQDAGMKKPAVFSDNSYSYRDLLKRDDVDAVIISTPWIWHTPMAIDAMEAKKAVGLEVAGAFDIRECWALVDTYEKTGTPFMILENVAYRRDVMAVLNMVRQNLFGEIIHLQGGYEHDLRHVKFNDGKQLYDGGVEFGEKGYSEAKWRTDHSVKRNGDLYPTHGLGPVAHCINNNRGNRFEYLTSTATKSRGLHEYIVNHPNGGENHPNADVKFKLGDIVTTVIKCANGESIVLTHDTNLPRPYSLGFRIQGTKGLWMDINNGIYVEGKSPAHEWESDEEYMKKYDHPLWKKFESDSKDAGHGGMDFFVIHAFVEALKRNEPMPMDVYDAVSWAAVTCLSEQSIADGSEPVAFPDFTRGKWISRKPIFGFDDRY from the coding sequence ATGGATAGAAGAGATTTTGTGATGAAAACAGCGGCTAGTGCAGCACTAGCGCTAGTAAGTCCATCTTTTGCTTTTGGAATTGGTAAAGGGACTGATAAAATTAGGTTGGGTTTCATAGGTGTAGGAGCACGAGGGACAGGTCAGTTGGCCTTGACTCTGCGTAGGTCTGATATCGTAGTGACAGCCATCTGTGATGTAGATAAAGATCGTGTAGCTGGTGCATCTAAAATGATACAAGACGCGGGAATGAAAAAACCAGCGGTTTTTAGTGATAATTCTTATTCTTATCGTGACCTACTCAAAAGGGACGATGTGGATGCTGTCATCATATCTACACCATGGATTTGGCACACGCCTATGGCTATTGATGCTATGGAAGCTAAGAAGGCCGTAGGCCTAGAGGTAGCTGGAGCTTTTGATATCAGAGAATGTTGGGCATTGGTTGATACTTATGAAAAGACAGGTACGCCTTTTATGATTCTCGAAAATGTGGCTTATAGAAGAGATGTAATGGCTGTGCTAAATATGGTACGTCAGAATCTATTTGGAGAGATTATTCATCTTCAAGGAGGGTATGAGCACGATCTTCGCCATGTTAAGTTTAATGATGGTAAACAGCTTTATGATGGAGGAGTTGAGTTTGGAGAAAAAGGGTATAGTGAAGCCAAATGGAGAACAGACCACTCGGTAAAAAGAAATGGAGATTTGTATCCTACGCATGGTTTGGGGCCTGTCGCTCACTGCATTAACAACAACAGAGGAAATAGATTTGAGTATTTGACATCTACAGCTACAAAATCAAGAGGATTACACGAGTATATAGTCAACCATCCTAACGGAGGAGAAAATCATCCAAATGCAGATGTGAAATTCAAACTTGGAGATATAGTAACAACAGTGATTAAATGTGCCAATGGAGAGTCTATTGTACTCACTCATGACACCAACTTGCCGAGACCTTACTCTTTAGGGTTCAGAATTCAGGGCACCAAGGGTTTATGGATGGATATAAACAATGGTATCTATGTGGAGGGTAAAAGTCCTGCGCATGAGTGGGAGAGCGACGAGGAGTATATGAAGAAGTATGATCATCCGCTTTGGAAAAAATTTGAGTCAGACTCCAAAGATGCAGGACACGGAGGGATGGATTTCTTTGTGATTCATGCTTTTGTCGAGGCACTGAAAAGAAATGAGCCTATGCCTATGGATGTGTATGATGCTGTTTCTTGGGCGGCAGTTACATGTCTGTCAGAGCAGTCAATTGCAGATGGAAGCGAGCCTGTAGCTTTTCCAGATTTTACGAGAGGAAAGTGGATCAGTCGTAAGCCAATTTTTGGCTTTGATGACAGGTACTAG
- a CDS encoding sodium:solute symporter family protein has translation MILSTLDWSFVIGFFIISLGIGIWSAKWGNNNADDYFNAGGKMPWWLLGVSMVATTFSTDTPNLVTDIVRRHGVSGNWTWWAFLLTGMLTVFVYARLWKKSGVVTDVEFYELRYSGKIARFLRGFRAIYLGFIFNVMIMATVSLAAIKIGGVLLGLTPVQTVLIAGTVTVIYSSLGGLKGVLITDFIQFFLSIGGAFIAAFVALQHPKVNGLTNLLAHENVVDKLDLFPSPSNPEVFIMIFLIPLLVQWWSVWYPGAEPGGGGYIAQRMFAAKNEDHSIKAVLFFNVAHYALRPWPWIIVALCSLVVFPDLDSFLVAFPHAKDIINNDLGYPAMLTFIPSGLLGIVVTSLIAAYMSTISTHLNWGASYIVNDYYKRFMRPNASQKEMLNTGRIITVILMVFTMIFALLLDNALSAFQILLQIGAGTGLIFILRWFWWRINAASELSAMISSFFVAIYFNLIHEAIGFNPLPDWLELLLGVGITTLVWITVSLVSSPTSTTVLVNFINQVNPGGPGWKRIVEKAKNEGFELTAKPEKWKIPVGILSMIAGTIGIYSFLMGTGLFIYGRHLSATILMAISVGCVFVLKKLWVKLK, from the coding sequence ATGATATTATCGACATTAGACTGGTCATTTGTTATCGGTTTTTTCATCATTTCACTCGGTATTGGTATATGGTCTGCCAAGTGGGGAAACAACAACGCAGATGACTATTTCAATGCAGGGGGAAAAATGCCATGGTGGCTTCTTGGCGTATCAATGGTAGCTACGACCTTCTCCACTGACACACCCAATCTAGTAACTGACATAGTCAGGCGACACGGAGTATCTGGCAACTGGACCTGGTGGGCATTCTTGCTCACAGGCATGCTGACTGTTTTTGTCTATGCGCGACTTTGGAAAAAATCAGGAGTTGTCACGGATGTAGAATTTTATGAATTACGATATAGTGGTAAAATCGCCAGATTCCTGAGAGGTTTCCGAGCTATATACTTGGGGTTTATCTTTAATGTGATGATCATGGCTACCGTATCATTGGCCGCCATTAAAATTGGCGGTGTATTGCTCGGGCTTACCCCAGTTCAGACTGTATTGATAGCTGGTACAGTTACTGTGATTTACAGTTCACTCGGTGGATTAAAAGGTGTATTAATCACTGACTTCATTCAGTTCTTTCTATCTATTGGCGGAGCATTTATTGCCGCCTTCGTAGCACTACAACATCCTAAAGTCAACGGATTGACCAACCTTCTTGCTCATGAAAATGTAGTGGACAAATTAGACCTCTTCCCGTCCCCTTCTAATCCTGAAGTTTTCATTATGATTTTCCTAATACCACTTCTAGTTCAGTGGTGGTCGGTGTGGTACCCAGGAGCAGAACCTGGAGGTGGAGGATACATTGCTCAGCGCATGTTTGCTGCCAAAAACGAAGACCATTCTATCAAAGCTGTTTTATTTTTTAATGTTGCCCACTACGCCCTGAGACCTTGGCCATGGATTATCGTGGCACTTTGCTCATTGGTAGTATTCCCAGATTTGGACAGTTTCCTTGTGGCATTCCCGCATGCAAAAGACATTATAAACAATGACCTAGGCTATCCAGCCATGCTCACTTTTATTCCCTCTGGATTACTCGGCATAGTTGTCACCTCACTGATAGCTGCCTACATGTCTACAATCTCTACTCACCTCAATTGGGGAGCATCCTATATTGTCAATGACTACTACAAGCGTTTTATGCGCCCCAACGCGAGTCAAAAAGAAATGTTAAACACAGGCCGAATCATTACAGTCATATTGATGGTTTTCACCATGATTTTTGCTCTTTTATTAGACAATGCCTTGAGTGCCTTTCAGATATTACTCCAGATTGGAGCTGGTACTGGCTTAATCTTTATCTTGAGGTGGTTTTGGTGGAGAATTAATGCTGCCAGCGAACTATCCGCTATGATCAGTAGCTTTTTTGTTGCAATCTATTTCAATCTCATTCATGAAGCCATAGGTTTTAACCCATTACCAGATTGGCTGGAACTATTGCTTGGTGTTGGTATTACCACACTGGTTTGGATCACTGTCAGTTTGGTTTCTTCTCCTACCAGCACCACTGTCTTAGTCAACTTTATCAATCAAGTCAATCCAGGTGGACCAGGTTGGAAAAGAATAGTGGAGAAAGCCAAAAACGAAGGTTTCGAGCTCACTGCAAAACCTGAAAAATGGAAAATACCAGTAGGCATCCTATCAATGATAGCTGGCACAATTGGTATTTACTCATTCCTCATGGGAACTGGCCTTTTTATTTATGGACGTCACCTTAGCGCAACCATATTGATGGCCATCTCGGTAGGCTGTGTATTTGTTTTGAAAAAACTTTGGGTAAAATTGAAATAA
- a CDS encoding 1-phosphofructokinase family hexose kinase, with translation MKKRVLVVCPNPAIDIYAYIDHFNVGIPNRITKEKKYPGGKGLHVGMALSELGIEVTIAGFWGGESGQWIKKSCNEYYPNIQFIGTELEQWSRSCYTFKSEGNFDDTEILGTGPEIQKQDFQAFIESIESHLPSTVMVVLSGSWPKGSPENGYAEIIRIAQQANIKSMLDCTGKQLENALMNRPYAVHLNRKEITDFYQCDFDKAKQQILQSCELAAITDGAKGLSLLTSQGTYHSLAKIDKVLSTIGAGDCLTAGVVAGIVEKLDPQSIANLGAACGAANCKREDLGMLYISEVKALLYMMV, from the coding sequence ATGAAAAAACGCGTTTTAGTCGTCTGTCCTAATCCTGCTATTGATATATATGCCTACATTGATCATTTCAATGTAGGCATTCCTAACAGGATAACAAAAGAAAAAAAATATCCTGGAGGAAAAGGCTTACATGTAGGCATGGCTCTTTCTGAATTAGGCATAGAAGTAACAATCGCAGGCTTCTGGGGCGGTGAAAGTGGACAATGGATCAAAAAGTCTTGTAATGAATATTATCCCAACATTCAATTCATTGGGACAGAACTAGAGCAATGGTCTAGGAGCTGCTACACTTTTAAGTCCGAGGGGAATTTTGATGATACAGAAATCTTAGGAACAGGTCCTGAAATTCAGAAACAAGATTTTCAAGCGTTTATTGAAAGTATAGAGTCTCATTTGCCCTCTACGGTAATGGTGGTATTATCGGGCTCATGGCCCAAAGGTAGTCCAGAAAATGGCTATGCTGAAATCATCCGTATTGCCCAACAAGCTAACATTAAGAGCATGTTGGACTGTACGGGCAAACAACTAGAAAATGCACTTATGAATCGACCCTATGCCGTACACCTCAATCGAAAGGAAATTACAGATTTTTATCAGTGTGATTTCGATAAAGCAAAGCAACAAATACTCCAATCTTGTGAATTGGCTGCTATCACCGATGGAGCCAAAGGATTATCTCTACTTACCTCACAAGGCACGTACCACAGTTTGGCAAAAATAGACAAAGTCCTAAGTACCATAGGTGCAGGTGACTGCTTGACCGCTGGGGTAGTCGCCGGGATCGTAGAAAAATTAGACCCACAAAGTATAGCAAATTTAGGTGCTGCATGTGGAGCTGCCAATTGCAAGAGAGAAGATTTAGGGATGCTATATATCTCAGAAGTAAAAGCACTTTTGTATATGATGGTTTAG
- a CDS encoding DMT family transporter — protein sequence MGNSVRLAKLQANPVVMASLGAVFMVFVWSGWIILSRAGVQSSLTPADLTMIRFGTAAVFALPFALRYDWAKVTLWKAVIVSLGCGFPYTMFSFYGLLSIKAANAGVIVNGLLPVFGVILAFLVLGERTTIRRLFAIGLILLANLIMMGQPQAIQDNWFGWLMLIGASLVFSIYMFLAKRYGFTSRDALAFLPLINAVLFLPIWWMSDSGIPETPVSTILLQASYQGILVSIVTLLITFYAIKHIGAMTLSIYFSFVPFVTALLAWPILHESLSITEILGIILCSVGLLFYARKG from the coding sequence ATGGGAAATAGTGTAAGATTAGCAAAACTTCAAGCCAACCCAGTGGTGATGGCTTCTTTGGGGGCAGTATTCATGGTGTTTGTGTGGTCTGGATGGATTATTCTATCTAGGGCAGGAGTACAGTCTAGTTTGACACCTGCAGACTTGACAATGATACGTTTTGGTACGGCAGCAGTATTTGCCTTGCCCTTTGCGCTGCGCTATGACTGGGCCAAGGTCACGCTTTGGAAGGCAGTGATCGTGTCACTAGGGTGTGGATTTCCATATACCATGTTTTCGTTTTATGGCTTGCTCAGTATCAAGGCTGCCAATGCAGGTGTGATCGTCAATGGCCTCTTGCCAGTGTTTGGTGTGATCTTGGCATTTCTAGTATTGGGTGAGCGCACAACCATCAGACGCTTGTTTGCTATTGGGTTGATTCTGCTTGCCAACCTGATTATGATGGGACAACCACAAGCGATACAGGACAATTGGTTTGGGTGGCTGATGCTGATTGGTGCATCACTTGTATTTTCAATCTATATGTTTTTGGCTAAGCGCTATGGTTTTACATCTCGTGATGCATTGGCATTTCTGCCACTCATCAATGCGGTGCTATTCCTGCCAATCTGGTGGATGTCCGATAGCGGGATTCCCGAGACTCCTGTTAGCACTATTTTGTTACAGGCATCTTACCAAGGGATATTGGTAAGTATCGTCACGCTGTTGATCACCTTTTATGCGATCAAGCATATCGGTGCGATGACATTGTCTATCTACTTTTCATTTGTACCATTTGTGACAGCTCTACTCGCTTGGCCTATCCTGCATGAGAGTCTCAGCATTACCGAAATATTGGGCATCATTTTATGTTCTGTAGGTCTGCTGTTTTATGCGAGAAAGGGGTGA
- a CDS encoding potassium channel family protein codes for MNRQLESLITAFILFLFSLGIGLSGFILIEDLNFVNALYMTIITIGTVGFTEVKELSQAGRVFTSIYILLNLGLFAYVVSVVSSYFFEGKLKSIFKNYRSGMEISKLSNHIIVCGFGRNGRRACEELQKSGEKFVIIDSQPEIADLIPDTMRWYIGDATKDDNLKTIGIEKASTIIITTPSDAANVFITLTARYLNEKIKIIVRASNLETEDKLYRAGADKVIMPDILGGMFMAQLVTKPIVIEFLDLLNGVSGTNYHLEEVAYDQLKSQYQDKTLRELNIPATTGVIVLGVKDNVKGLIPSPSADTFIGPDDHLIVLGSQDTLNSFMKEFTLIKK; via the coding sequence ATGAACAGACAACTCGAAAGCCTCATCACCGCTTTCATTCTATTTCTCTTTAGTCTAGGGATTGGGTTGTCAGGCTTCATCTTGATCGAAGACCTCAACTTTGTCAACGCACTCTACATGACCATCATTACGATCGGGACGGTAGGATTTACAGAGGTCAAAGAGCTCAGTCAGGCAGGACGGGTATTTACCTCTATCTACATTTTGCTCAATCTTGGACTGTTTGCCTACGTGGTGTCGGTGGTATCCAGTTATTTTTTCGAAGGAAAGCTAAAATCAATTTTTAAAAACTACAGATCTGGTATGGAAATCAGTAAACTAAGCAACCACATCATTGTCTGTGGTTTTGGTCGCAATGGCCGTAGAGCCTGTGAGGAGCTACAAAAAAGTGGAGAAAAATTCGTCATCATTGACTCTCAACCAGAAATAGCAGATTTGATTCCTGACACCATGAGATGGTATATAGGTGATGCCACCAAAGACGACAATCTCAAGACCATCGGAATCGAAAAGGCCTCAACAATCATTATCACTACTCCCTCCGATGCAGCCAATGTCTTCATTACTCTGACGGCAAGATACCTCAACGAAAAAATCAAAATCATCGTCCGTGCCTCCAACCTCGAAACAGAGGACAAACTCTACCGAGCTGGTGCAGACAAAGTCATCATGCCTGATATTTTGGGAGGAATGTTCATGGCACAGCTGGTAACTAAACCCATCGTGATCGAATTTCTGGATTTGCTCAATGGGGTCTCAGGTACCAATTATCACCTGGAAGAAGTGGCCTACGACCAACTCAAGTCACAATACCAAGACAAAACCCTCCGCGAATTGAATATCCCTGCCACGACAGGAGTCATCGTACTGGGCGTAAAAGACAACGTCAAGGGTCTCATCCCTAGCCCATCTGCAGATACGTTCATTGGCCCAGACGACCACTTGATTGTATTGGGATCTCAAGACACCCTCAATTCCTTTATGAAGGAATTTACCTTGATCAAAAAGTAA
- a CDS encoding acyl-CoA desaturase, protein MPTASTSPRVLNKAKLKTEISFAVVHLMPLAAIYTGATAFDWIVCAFLYFFRMFWVTGGYHRYFAHRSYKTSRFFQFIIAFMAQTSAQKGALWWAGHHRVHHRTSDTYDDPHSMKHYGFWYSHVGWIVGPDYKETDYKIIADYSKYPELVWLNKYYLVPPFILALLVMALGGIVNGGSIMTMFTTAGFSCLFIGFFLSTVLLYHGTFSINSIMHKFGKQRYESNDESKNNLILALITLGEGWHNNHHYYEVAARQGFFWWEIDITYYILRTLAFFGIIWDLRGVPDHIKYSKNKEEARHLAQQAKA, encoded by the coding sequence ATGCCTACAGCTTCTACATCCCCTAGGGTTTTAAATAAAGCAAAACTTAAAACGGAAATCAGTTTCGCAGTTGTTCATTTGATGCCTTTGGCAGCAATCTATACTGGGGCAACAGCATTTGACTGGATTGTTTGTGCTTTCCTATACTTCTTTCGTATGTTCTGGGTGACAGGTGGATACCATCGCTATTTCGCACATAGATCGTACAAGACCTCTCGCTTTTTCCAGTTCATCATTGCCTTTATGGCGCAGACTTCTGCTCAAAAAGGAGCACTGTGGTGGGCAGGGCATCACAGGGTGCATCATAGAACCAGTGACACCTATGATGATCCGCATTCAATGAAGCATTACGGATTTTGGTATTCACATGTGGGCTGGATCGTAGGACCAGATTACAAAGAAACTGATTACAAAATCATCGCAGATTACTCCAAGTATCCAGAATTAGTTTGGCTCAACAAGTATTACCTGGTTCCTCCTTTTATTCTGGCACTCCTAGTCATGGCACTAGGCGGTATTGTCAACGGAGGCAGTATCATGACCATGTTTACCACAGCTGGATTTTCTTGTTTGTTTATCGGATTTTTCCTCAGCACAGTTTTGTTGTACCACGGGACTTTTAGCATCAACTCTATTATGCATAAATTCGGCAAGCAACGCTATGAATCTAATGATGAGTCCAAAAACAACCTGATTCTGGCTTTGATCACACTAGGTGAAGGCTGGCACAACAACCATCATTATTATGAAGTAGCGGCTCGTCAAGGTTTCTTTTGGTGGGAGATTGATATCACCTACTACATCCTACGGACGCTCGCTTTCTTTGGCATCATATGGGATTTGAGAGGTGTACCTGATCACATCAAATATTCTAAAAACAAAGAAGAGGCACGCCATCTTGCCCAACAAGCCAAAGCTTAA
- the gloA2 gene encoding SMU1112c/YaeR family gloxylase I-like metalloprotein: MGLKCIHHIAIICADYQRSKWFYTDVLGLDVVREVYRSERDSYKLDLALGGQYVVELFSFPNPPARVSQPEACGLRHLAFEVENIEEEVERLSNCGVVVEKIRTDEYTGKRFVFFSDPDGLPIELYEF; encoded by the coding sequence ATGGGTCTGAAATGTATTCATCATATTGCGATTATTTGTGCTGATTATCAGCGGTCTAAATGGTTTTATACAGATGTGTTAGGCTTAGACGTTGTTCGTGAGGTATATCGAAGTGAGCGGGATTCTTACAAGTTGGATTTGGCATTGGGAGGTCAGTATGTCGTTGAGTTGTTTTCCTTTCCTAATCCTCCTGCTCGTGTGTCTCAGCCTGAAGCTTGTGGTCTGAGACATTTGGCTTTCGAAGTGGAAAATATCGAGGAAGAAGTGGAGCGCTTGAGCAACTGTGGCGTGGTTGTTGAAAAGATCAGAACCGACGAATACACGGGTAAGCGGTTTGTGTTTTTTAGTGATCCAGATGGCCTGCCCATTGAGCTGTATGAGTTCTAG
- a CDS encoding SET domain-containing protein — translation MIHPKTELKYINDVVGYGVFATQMIPEGTIIYVKDSLEHVISPSDFLAHPQEMREVIDKYSYIDESGNRILSWDFGKYVNHCCNCNTISTGYGFEMAIRDIQAGEQITDEYGIFNIIQEMDLVCGESCCRKKIASDDFDKYYPEWDAKIKKSIPRLREVEQPLMVFVNPEVKMELDEYFNNPQSYKSVYSLKYHGPAKTSKARRSKKEKAIIPLDLVAPVQMRRAK, via the coding sequence ATGATTCATCCTAAAACAGAACTCAAATATATAAACGATGTGGTCGGGTACGGGGTATTCGCCACTCAGATGATTCCAGAAGGAACCATCATCTATGTCAAAGACAGTTTGGAGCATGTTATTTCTCCCTCAGACTTTCTGGCACATCCTCAGGAAATGAGAGAGGTCATCGACAAATACTCCTATATCGATGAGTCTGGCAACAGAATCCTCAGTTGGGACTTTGGCAAGTATGTCAATCACTGTTGCAATTGCAACACGATCAGTACTGGTTATGGTTTTGAAATGGCCATACGCGACATTCAGGCTGGTGAGCAAATCACAGATGAATATGGGATATTCAACATCATCCAAGAAATGGACTTGGTCTGTGGTGAGTCTTGCTGTCGAAAAAAGATCGCAAGTGACGATTTTGACAAATACTACCCAGAGTGGGATGCAAAAATCAAAAAATCGATCCCTCGATTACGTGAGGTAGAGCAACCACTCATGGTCTTTGTCAATCCAGAAGTAAAGATGGAATTGGACGAATACTTCAACAACCCTCAGTCCTACAAATCTGTGTACTCACTGAAATACCATGGCCCAGCCAAAACATCAAAAGCACGCCGAAGCAAAAAAGAAAAAGCGATCATCCCTCTGGATCTGGTTGCACCTGTACAAATGAGAAGAGCCAAATAA